A genomic stretch from Mycobacterium cookii includes:
- a CDS encoding SDR family NAD(P)-dependent oxidoreductase, which produces MTYTHRDSMRGHVAIVTGAAQGVGKGIGEALLERGAAVLLVDIQEDKLAAATDELKALGCVEQVVADLRDPQAAQRIVAAAVDAFGTVHGLVNNAIATNEPKAFVDITTEDFALGHDVGPRATFLLMQAVYPLMVAAGGGSIVNLGSGTGTGGEPKWGGYAAAKEAIRGLSKVAALEWGRDNIRVNVVCPFAESDGVQLWKEFAPKDFEKSLRRVPMKRIGHVRDDAGALVAFLLGTDATFITGQTIHVDGGIGSFR; this is translated from the coding sequence GTGACCTACACGCATCGGGATTCGATGCGCGGCCACGTCGCGATCGTCACCGGGGCGGCACAGGGCGTCGGTAAGGGTATCGGCGAAGCGCTGCTCGAACGCGGAGCCGCGGTCCTGCTGGTCGACATCCAGGAGGACAAGCTTGCGGCGGCCACCGACGAGCTCAAGGCTTTGGGTTGCGTCGAGCAGGTCGTCGCCGATCTGCGCGATCCGCAAGCCGCTCAACGGATCGTCGCGGCGGCGGTGGATGCCTTCGGCACGGTGCACGGCCTGGTCAACAACGCCATCGCCACCAACGAGCCCAAGGCGTTCGTCGACATCACCACCGAGGACTTCGCCCTCGGTCACGACGTCGGACCGCGAGCGACATTTCTGCTCATGCAGGCCGTGTACCCGTTGATGGTCGCGGCGGGCGGTGGTTCCATCGTCAACCTCGGCTCTGGTACCGGAACCGGCGGCGAACCCAAATGGGGTGGTTACGCGGCAGCCAAGGAGGCCATCCGCGGGCTGTCCAAGGTCGCCGCACTGGAGTGGGGCCGCGACAACATCCGCGTCAACGTCGTCTGCCCGTTCGCCGAATCCGACGGTGTCCAGCTGTGGAAAGAGTTCGCGCCCAAGGATTTCGAGAAGTCGCTGCGACGGGTGCCGATGAAGCGGATCGGCCACGTGCGCGACGACGCGGGCGCGTTGGTGGCATTCCTGCTCGGCACCGACGCGACCTTCATCACCGGGCAGACCATTCACGTCGACGGCGGGATCGGCTCGTTCCGATGA
- a CDS encoding NAD(P)H-dependent amine dehydrogenase family protein — protein sequence MTNLSRLRVVQWATGGVGKAAIECVLNHPQLELAGCWVHSADKNDRDVGEILGITESIGVTATSSIDDVLALDADCVVYSPLIPNDDEVIAILRSGKNVVTPVGWVYPDFSHPAVAAIVDAAVTGGVTLHGSGIHPGGITERFPLMVSSLSSAVTHVRAEEFSDIRTYNAPDVVRHIMGFGGTPEEAIGGPMASLLENGFKMSVRMIADHMGFDIEPNIRTIQDIAVATADIDYGPFTIEPGQVAARRFRWQALSGGEPVITAAVNWLMGEENLEPAWDFGGIGERFEVEITGDPTVSLTFKGLQPPSVAEGLQRNPGVVATANHCVNAIPDVCAAEPGIKTYLDLPLFAGRPAPGLQS from the coding sequence ATGACCAATCTGTCCAGGCTTCGTGTCGTGCAATGGGCGACCGGAGGCGTCGGCAAGGCCGCCATCGAATGCGTGCTCAACCATCCGCAGCTCGAGTTGGCCGGCTGCTGGGTGCACAGCGCGGACAAGAACGACCGCGACGTCGGGGAGATCCTCGGGATCACTGAATCGATTGGCGTCACAGCGACTTCGAGCATCGACGACGTGCTGGCTCTCGACGCCGACTGCGTAGTGTACAGCCCGCTGATTCCCAACGACGACGAGGTCATCGCGATTCTGCGGTCCGGCAAGAACGTGGTCACCCCGGTCGGCTGGGTGTATCCGGACTTCAGCCACCCCGCCGTCGCCGCGATCGTCGACGCCGCCGTCACAGGCGGGGTGACGCTGCACGGATCGGGCATCCACCCCGGCGGCATCACCGAGCGTTTCCCGCTGATGGTGTCGTCGCTGTCGTCGGCGGTCACCCACGTGCGCGCCGAGGAGTTCTCCGACATCCGCACCTACAACGCGCCCGACGTGGTGCGCCACATCATGGGCTTCGGCGGCACTCCCGAGGAAGCCATCGGAGGCCCGATGGCCAGCCTGCTGGAAAACGGCTTCAAGATGTCGGTGCGAATGATCGCCGACCACATGGGATTCGACATCGAACCCAACATCAGGACTATTCAAGACATCGCCGTCGCGACCGCGGACATCGACTACGGGCCGTTCACCATCGAACCCGGGCAGGTGGCGGCGCGCCGATTCCGCTGGCAAGCCCTGTCCGGCGGAGAGCCGGTGATCACCGCGGCGGTCAACTGGTTGATGGGCGAGGAGAACCTGGAACCGGCGTGGGATTTCGGCGGGATCGGCGAACGCTTCGAGGTCGAGATCACCGGCGACCCCACGGTCAGCCTCACCTTCAAGGGCCTGCAACCCCCGTCGGTCGCCGAAGGGCTGCAACGTAATCCGGGTGTGGTCGCCACCGCCAACCACTGCGTCAACGCCATCCCGGACGTGTGCGCGGCCGAACCCGGCATCAAGACCTACCTGGACCTGCCGTTGTTCGCGGGCCGTCCAGCGCCGGGTCTGCAGTCGTGA
- a CDS encoding SDR family NAD(P)-dependent oxidoreductase gives MGVLDGKVAIVTGTSRGVGVGIAHELLRAGATVVGCSRSPLDGIPGIDAEWAPRASQKVCDQGDYHSIDSFVAEVAAGHGRIDILVNNAGGTVPAPHAECIPELVQRIQGAPRSDDDFERTALFHAFAVQMNLISPLWFAIRVYRQMAVQDSSGCIINISSGAGHPAGSPTLVSYGAAKSGLNQLTRSLAQEWGPKVRVNCIALGPTMTENFRSFVLPKDDPAGEKYFAAVPLRRAGEPAEVGRVCVFLAGGGADFVNGTTIECDGGMLPGVLYDAGLKTITDLL, from the coding sequence ATGGGTGTGCTGGACGGCAAGGTCGCGATCGTCACCGGAACCAGCCGGGGTGTAGGTGTCGGCATCGCCCACGAATTGCTGCGCGCCGGCGCCACGGTCGTCGGCTGCTCGCGTTCACCGTTGGACGGCATCCCGGGTATCGATGCCGAGTGGGCTCCGCGGGCGTCCCAAAAGGTCTGCGATCAAGGCGACTACCACTCGATCGACTCCTTCGTCGCCGAGGTCGCGGCCGGCCACGGCCGCATCGACATCCTGGTGAACAATGCCGGCGGGACGGTCCCGGCTCCACACGCCGAATGCATTCCCGAACTGGTGCAACGGATTCAGGGCGCTCCGCGCAGCGATGACGACTTCGAGCGGACCGCACTGTTCCACGCCTTCGCGGTGCAGATGAATTTGATCAGCCCGCTCTGGTTCGCGATCCGGGTGTATCGGCAGATGGCCGTCCAGGACAGCTCCGGCTGCATCATCAATATCTCCAGCGGGGCAGGGCATCCGGCGGGCTCACCGACCCTGGTGTCCTACGGGGCGGCCAAGAGTGGCCTCAACCAGCTGACCCGATCGCTCGCGCAGGAGTGGGGCCCGAAGGTCCGGGTCAACTGCATCGCGCTGGGCCCGACGATGACCGAGAACTTCCGCTCGTTCGTGCTGCCGAAAGACGATCCGGCCGGCGAAAAGTACTTCGCCGCGGTGCCATTGCGCCGCGCGGGTGAGCCCGCGGAAGTCGGCCGGGTATGCGTCTTCCTGGCCGGCGGCGGGGCGGATTTCGTCAACGGCACCACCATCGAATGCGACGGCGGCATGCTGCCCGGGGTGCTCTACGACGCCGGCCTCAAGACCATCACCGACCTGCTGTAG
- a CDS encoding bifunctional 2-methylcitrate synthase/citrate synthase: protein MSTAAIHKGLAGVVVDTTAISKVVPETNSLTYRGYPVQDLAAHCSFEQVAWLLWHGELPTDGQLALFSQRERASRRLDRSMLSLLAKLPDNCHPMDVVRTAISYLGAEDPEEDDSAEAANFAKSLRMFAVLPTIVAADMRRRRGLPPVAPHSHLGYAENFLNMCFGEVPDPLVVSAFEQSMILYAEHSFNASTFAARVVTSTQSDIYSAVTAAIGALKGPLHGGANEAVMHDMIEIGDPSKASEWLHGKLSRKDKVMGFGHRVYKNGDSRVPTMKAALIRIAEARGGRRWLDIYRTLEAEMFAATGIKPNLDFPTGPAYYLMGFDIPSFTPLFVMSRVTGWTAHIIEQAASNALIRPLSEYSGLPQRTLRGTTAGR from the coding sequence ATGAGCACCGCAGCGATTCACAAAGGACTGGCTGGCGTCGTGGTCGACACCACCGCCATTTCCAAGGTGGTGCCCGAGACCAACTCGCTGACCTACCGCGGCTACCCGGTGCAGGATCTGGCCGCGCACTGCAGCTTCGAGCAGGTCGCCTGGCTGCTGTGGCACGGCGAACTACCCACCGACGGCCAGCTTGCACTGTTCAGCCAGCGTGAGCGCGCCAGCCGCCGGTTGGACCGATCGATGCTGTCGTTGTTGGCCAAGCTGCCGGACAACTGCCATCCGATGGACGTGGTGCGCACCGCGATCAGCTATCTCGGCGCCGAAGACCCCGAGGAGGACGACAGCGCCGAGGCGGCCAACTTCGCCAAGTCGCTGCGCATGTTCGCGGTGCTTCCGACCATCGTGGCCGCCGACATGCGTCGCCGTCGGGGCCTGCCGCCGGTCGCGCCGCACAGTCACCTCGGCTACGCCGAGAACTTCCTCAACATGTGCTTCGGCGAGGTTCCCGACCCACTCGTCGTTTCCGCCTTCGAACAATCGATGATCCTTTACGCCGAGCACAGTTTCAACGCCTCGACCTTTGCCGCGCGGGTGGTGACGTCGACGCAGTCGGACATCTACAGCGCGGTGACGGCGGCGATCGGCGCCTTGAAAGGTCCATTGCACGGCGGGGCCAACGAGGCTGTGATGCACGACATGATCGAGATCGGCGATCCGTCGAAGGCCTCGGAGTGGTTGCACGGCAAGCTGTCTCGCAAGGACAAGGTGATGGGTTTCGGGCATCGCGTCTACAAGAACGGTGACTCCCGGGTGCCGACGATGAAAGCCGCGCTGATCCGCATCGCCGAGGCGCGTGGCGGCCGGCGCTGGCTGGACATCTACCGGACCCTGGAGGCCGAGATGTTCGCGGCCACCGGGATCAAACCCAACCTGGACTTTCCGACCGGCCCGGCCTACTACTTGATGGGCTTCGACATCCCCAGCTTCACACCGCTTTTCGTGATGAGCCGCGTCACCGGGTGGACCGCCCACATCATCGAACAGGCCGCGTCCAACGCGTTGATCCGCCCGCTCAGCGAATACTCTGGCCTGCCGCAACGCACACTCCGCGGAACTACAGCAGGTCGGTGA